A single genomic interval of Amycolatopsis albispora harbors:
- a CDS encoding peptidoglycan D,D-transpeptidase FtsI family protein encodes MNTPLRRVGVTMLVMLLLLLVNATYVQFIKAEDYRTDPHNARVLLDEYSRQRGKIIAASNGQVLAGIEPTDDKYKFLRTYPGGAMYAPVTGFYSIRYGAGGMERAQDEVLNGSDPRLFVRRLSDMVTGRDPRGGNVALTINPAVQKAAYEGMTKKGYTGALVALDPKTGEILAMVSTPSYDPSALASHDGKEQEKAWTEFDADEKKPMLNRAISETYPPGSTFKIVTTAAALEDGMKPDSEVTTAANVKLPGTNADLENFGGATCQGNTLKDALAYSCNTAFAEIAGGLGKDKLTETAEKFGIGQTDLTVPMRVAPSGLGDLAGKPQLYQSGIGQRDVRLTPLQVALLSAGVANGGTVMKPQLIKSLLAQDLSEMEKFSPEELTDDPAMSASNAGVLKDMMLASEANTKGGGKNDALKIASKTGTAEHGSDPKATPPHAWYTAFAPADDPKIALAVIVESGGDRGLAATGGTVAAEIGRSAIAAALGGG; translated from the coding sequence ATGAACACACCACTGCGCCGCGTCGGCGTGACCATGCTCGTGATGTTGCTGCTGCTGCTGGTGAACGCCACCTACGTGCAGTTCATCAAGGCCGAGGACTACCGCACGGACCCGCACAACGCGCGCGTGCTGCTCGACGAGTACTCCCGCCAGCGCGGCAAAATCATCGCCGCGTCCAACGGCCAGGTGCTGGCCGGGATCGAGCCGACCGACGACAAGTACAAGTTCCTGCGCACCTATCCCGGTGGCGCGATGTACGCGCCGGTCACCGGCTTCTACTCGATCCGGTACGGCGCAGGCGGCATGGAACGCGCGCAGGACGAGGTGCTCAACGGCTCCGACCCGCGGTTGTTCGTGCGACGGCTGTCGGACATGGTCACCGGCCGCGACCCGCGCGGCGGGAACGTGGCGCTGACCATCAACCCGGCCGTGCAGAAGGCCGCCTACGAAGGCATGACCAAGAAGGGCTACACCGGCGCGCTGGTGGCGCTGGACCCGAAGACCGGCGAGATCCTGGCCATGGTCTCCACCCCCTCCTACGACCCGAGCGCGCTCGCCTCGCACGACGGCAAGGAGCAGGAGAAGGCCTGGACCGAGTTCGACGCCGACGAGAAGAAGCCGATGCTGAACCGGGCGATCTCGGAGACCTACCCGCCCGGCTCGACCTTCAAGATCGTCACCACCGCGGCCGCGCTCGAGGACGGCATGAAGCCGGACAGCGAGGTCACCACCGCGGCCAACGTGAAGCTGCCCGGCACCAACGCCGACCTGGAGAACTTCGGCGGCGCCACCTGCCAGGGAAACACGCTCAAGGACGCGCTGGCCTACTCCTGCAACACCGCCTTCGCCGAGATCGCCGGTGGCCTCGGCAAGGACAAGCTGACCGAGACCGCGGAGAAGTTCGGCATCGGCCAGACCGACCTGACCGTGCCGATGCGGGTTGCCCCGTCCGGCCTCGGTGACCTCGCCGGCAAGCCGCAGCTGTACCAGAGCGGGATCGGCCAGCGCGACGTCCGGCTGACCCCGCTGCAGGTGGCGTTGCTGTCCGCGGGCGTGGCCAACGGCGGCACGGTGATGAAGCCGCAGCTGATCAAGTCGCTGCTGGCGCAGGACCTCTCGGAGATGGAGAAGTTCAGCCCCGAGGAGCTGACCGACGACCCGGCGATGTCGGCCAGCAACGCCGGTGTGCTCAAGGACATGATGCTGGCCTCGGAGGCCAACACCAAGGGCGGCGGCAAGAACGACGCGCTGAAGATCGCTTCGAAGACGGGTACCGCCGAGCACGGCAGCGACCCGAAGGCCACCCCGCCGCACGCCTGGTACACCGCCTTCGCCCCCGCCGACGACCCGAAGATCGCGCTCGCGGTGATCGTCGAGTCCGGTGGTGACCGCGGCCTGGCCGCGACCGGTGGCACGGTGGCCGCCGAGATCGGCCGGTCCGCCATCGCCGCCGCACTCGGGGGTGGATGA
- a CDS encoding aminodeoxychorismate/anthranilate synthase component II: MRVLVVDNYDSFVYNLVQYLAQLGADCTVWRNDVVDVSRLGEFDGVLVSPGPGTPERAGQSIEVVRECASRELPMLGVCLGHQALGVAFGATVDRAEELLHGKTSRVGHSGGGVLAGLPDPFTATRYHSLTVLPDTIPAEFEVTGSTESGIVMGMRHRSLPLEGVQFHPESVLTEGGHRMLANWMASAGHPVAPQVVRDLEAATRALQKAAIA, translated from the coding sequence ATGCGCGTGCTCGTCGTCGACAACTACGACAGTTTTGTCTACAACCTGGTCCAGTACCTGGCCCAGCTCGGCGCCGACTGCACGGTCTGGCGCAACGACGTGGTCGACGTCTCGCGCCTCGGCGAGTTCGACGGCGTGCTGGTCTCGCCTGGCCCGGGGACGCCGGAACGCGCTGGTCAGAGCATCGAGGTCGTCCGGGAATGCGCCTCGCGGGAGCTGCCGATGCTCGGGGTGTGCCTCGGCCACCAGGCCCTCGGCGTCGCCTTCGGCGCGACGGTCGACCGCGCGGAGGAACTGCTGCACGGTAAGACCAGCCGCGTCGGCCACTCCGGCGGCGGGGTGCTCGCCGGCCTCCCGGACCCGTTCACCGCGACGCGGTACCACTCGCTGACCGTGCTCCCGGACACCATCCCGGCCGAGTTCGAGGTCACCGGCAGCACCGAGTCGGGCATCGTGATGGGCATGCGCCACCGGTCGCTGCCGCTGGAAGGCGTGCAGTTCCACCCGGAGTCGGTGCTCACCGAGGGTGGCCACCGCATGCTCGCGAACTGGATGGCGAGCGCCGGTCACCCGGTTGCTCCCCAGGTCGTGCGTGACCTGGAAGCGGCCACCCGCGCCCTGCAGAAAGCCGCCATCGCCTGA
- a CDS encoding serine/threonine-protein kinase, which produces MLSTGQLLAERYRLTSRIAVGGMGEVWQASDTRLDRTVAVKVLKAELSGDAEFLHRFRTEARTTASLNHAGIAAVHDYGETVADELSIAYLVMELVEGDPLAAILAKQGRLSPEFTLDLLEQAGRALQAAHERGLVHRDVKPGNILVTPAGQVKLTDFGIAKAADAAPVTRNGMVMGTAHYIAPEQALGHDAEPASDVYSLAVCGYECLTGYRPFLSENAVTVAMMHIRDIPPPLPPDVPPGLRALIEATLVKDPRQRYNNGGEFANAVAAVRAGRGLPTPLGLASAYAQAAGQQLPVNSHAPVGPVSHPAIQPVAPPAHQPGPATGVGPMVPPRRRGHTGLWILLALVVVAVVVAAALVVPKLLSGSRDTPSGNVETSEPVGDPGYQPTAPRPAEPSEGPPHHTPQPGPGQNEDGDNATEGSVRSPGDDGLPGMMDPTWMERNGTHR; this is translated from the coding sequence ATGCTGTCCACGGGTCAGCTGCTCGCCGAGCGCTACCGGCTCACCAGCCGGATCGCGGTCGGCGGCATGGGTGAGGTCTGGCAGGCCAGCGACACCCGGCTCGACCGCACCGTGGCGGTGAAGGTGCTCAAGGCGGAGCTGTCCGGGGACGCGGAGTTCCTGCACCGGTTCCGCACCGAGGCCAGGACCACGGCCTCGCTCAACCACGCCGGGATCGCCGCGGTGCACGACTACGGCGAAACCGTGGCCGACGAGCTGAGCATCGCCTACCTGGTGATGGAGCTGGTCGAGGGCGACCCGCTGGCCGCGATCCTGGCCAAGCAGGGCAGGCTCTCCCCCGAGTTCACCCTGGACCTGCTGGAGCAGGCCGGGCGCGCGCTGCAGGCGGCGCACGAGCGCGGGCTGGTCCACCGCGACGTGAAACCGGGCAACATCCTGGTCACCCCGGCGGGCCAGGTGAAGCTGACCGACTTCGGCATCGCCAAGGCCGCCGACGCGGCGCCGGTCACCCGCAACGGCATGGTGATGGGCACCGCCCACTACATCGCGCCGGAGCAGGCGCTCGGCCACGACGCCGAACCCGCCAGCGACGTGTACTCGCTGGCGGTCTGCGGGTACGAGTGCCTCACCGGCTACCGGCCGTTCCTGTCCGAGAACGCGGTGACGGTCGCCATGATGCACATCCGCGACATCCCGCCCCCGCTGCCGCCGGACGTCCCGCCGGGATTGCGCGCGCTGATCGAAGCGACGCTGGTCAAGGACCCGCGGCAGCGCTACAACAACGGCGGCGAGTTCGCGAACGCGGTGGCCGCGGTCCGGGCCGGCCGCGGCCTGCCCACGCCGCTCGGCCTCGCCTCGGCCTACGCACAGGCCGCGGGCCAGCAGCTGCCGGTAAACTCGCACGCGCCGGTCGGCCCCGTCTCGCACCCGGCGATCCAGCCGGTAGCGCCGCCGGCGCACCAGCCGGGCCCCGCCACCGGGGTCGGGCCGATGGTTCCGCCGCGGCGGCGCGGGCACACCGGCCTGTGGATCCTGCTCGCCCTGGTGGTCGTCGCGGTGGTGGTGGCGGCCGCACTGGTCGTCCCGAAGCTGCTCAGCGGTTCGCGTGACACACCGTCGGGGAACGTCGAGACCAGCGAGCCGGTGGGTGATCCGGGTTACCAGCCGACCGCGCCACGCCCGGCGGAGCCCAGCGAGGGCCCGCCGCACCACACGCCCCAGCCGGGGCCGGGTCAGAACGAAGACGGGGACAACGCAACGGAGGGTTCGGTGCGTTCACCCGGAGACGACGGCTTGCCAGGGATGATGGACCCAACATGGATGGAACGGAACGGCACGCACCGATGA
- the pknB gene encoding Stk1 family PASTA domain-containing Ser/Thr kinase: MSTPRLLSNRYELGDTLGYGGMSEVHHGHDVRLGREVAIKILRADLARDPQFQERFRREAQNAAALNHPAIVAVYDTGETQTEYGPLPYIVMEFVSGRTLRDIVKTEGPMSQKRAMEVMADVCAALDFSHRHGIVHRDVKPANVMITTNGAVKVMDFGIARAIHDGQSAMTQTAAVIGTAQYLSPEQARGESVDARSDVYAAGCVLYELITGEPPFTGDSPVAVAYQHVREDPSPPSSVNPAVSPELDAVVLKALAKGPANRYQSAAEMRSDMVRTLSGQHPLAPMVMSEDERTQVMNSRRPPAAYDDGYGADGYDPLAEDRARRSKRNKILAALAVLGVLIVAAVMYFAGVFDEKKELVAIPTVKGQTEAAAMEALRSAGLQPEREEVICKAAQAGTTPPCNSDQINKVVSTNPEVGVEVAKGSVVKVQIGTAPKKVKVPDLVGKEQGPAADLAKEQGFEIDPNIEEVETKDPNEYGKVIEQNPRSGVEAEQGTAIKLTVGKRPNQVLAQSQVGKKFSEAKKALEDLNLKVTRKDVTSDKPKDEVVAQNPVGGTVDEGTTITLEVSTGAKEQISMPDLQGATLEQAKKELKDAGWSGQLVTLEDEVNDEDLEGRVTNSDPSSGSTITKDQTVTLYIGKQNQPGGGPPSIPGIPGGS; the protein is encoded by the coding sequence ATGAGCACACCCCGACTGCTCTCCAATCGTTACGAGCTCGGCGACACGCTCGGCTACGGCGGCATGTCCGAGGTTCACCATGGGCATGACGTACGGCTCGGCCGTGAGGTCGCGATCAAGATCCTGCGTGCCGACCTGGCCAGGGACCCGCAGTTCCAGGAGCGGTTCCGGCGGGAGGCGCAGAACGCGGCCGCGCTGAACCACCCGGCCATCGTGGCCGTGTACGACACCGGGGAGACGCAGACCGAGTACGGTCCGCTGCCCTACATCGTGATGGAGTTCGTCTCCGGGCGCACGCTGCGTGACATCGTCAAGACCGAGGGTCCGATGTCGCAGAAGCGCGCCATGGAGGTGATGGCGGACGTCTGCGCGGCGCTGGACTTCTCGCACCGGCACGGCATCGTGCACCGCGACGTGAAGCCGGCCAACGTGATGATCACCACCAACGGCGCGGTCAAGGTGATGGACTTCGGCATCGCCCGCGCCATCCACGACGGCCAGTCCGCGATGACGCAGACCGCCGCGGTGATCGGCACCGCCCAGTACCTGTCGCCGGAGCAGGCGCGGGGTGAGTCGGTGGACGCCCGCAGTGACGTCTACGCCGCCGGGTGCGTGCTGTACGAGCTGATCACCGGGGAGCCGCCGTTCACCGGTGACTCGCCGGTCGCGGTCGCCTACCAGCACGTGCGGGAGGACCCGAGCCCGCCGTCGTCGGTGAACCCGGCGGTGTCGCCGGAGCTGGACGCGGTGGTGCTGAAGGCGCTGGCCAAGGGCCCGGCGAACCGGTACCAGTCGGCCGCCGAGATGCGCTCGGACATGGTCCGCACGCTGTCGGGGCAGCACCCGCTCGCGCCGATGGTGATGTCGGAGGACGAGCGCACGCAGGTGATGAACAGCCGTCGCCCACCGGCCGCCTACGACGACGGTTACGGCGCCGACGGGTACGACCCGCTCGCCGAGGACAGGGCCAGACGCAGCAAGCGGAACAAGATCCTGGCCGCGCTCGCCGTGCTCGGCGTGCTGATCGTGGCCGCGGTGATGTACTTCGCCGGTGTCTTCGACGAGAAGAAGGAACTCGTCGCGATCCCGACGGTGAAGGGCCAGACGGAAGCGGCCGCGATGGAGGCCCTGCGCTCGGCGGGCCTGCAGCCGGAGCGCGAAGAGGTCATCTGCAAGGCCGCGCAGGCCGGTACGACGCCGCCGTGCAACAGCGACCAGATCAACAAGGTCGTCTCGACCAATCCCGAGGTGGGGGTCGAGGTGGCCAAGGGCTCGGTGGTCAAGGTGCAGATCGGCACCGCGCCGAAGAAGGTCAAGGTGCCCGACCTGGTCGGCAAGGAGCAGGGCCCGGCGGCCGACCTCGCCAAGGAGCAGGGCTTCGAGATCGACCCGAACATCGAAGAGGTCGAGACGAAGGACCCGAACGAGTACGGCAAGGTCATCGAGCAGAACCCGCGCTCGGGCGTGGAGGCCGAGCAGGGCACCGCGATCAAGCTGACCGTGGGCAAGCGGCCGAACCAGGTGCTGGCGCAGAGCCAGGTGGGCAAGAAGTTCAGCGAGGCGAAGAAGGCGCTGGAGGACCTGAACCTGAAGGTGACCCGCAAGGACGTCACCTCGGACAAGCCGAAGGACGAGGTCGTCGCGCAGAACCCGGTCGGCGGCACGGTCGACGAGGGCACCACGATCACGCTCGAGGTGTCCACCGGGGCCAAGGAGCAGATCTCCATGCCGGACCTGCAGGGGGCGACCCTGGAGCAGGCGAAGAAGGAGCTCAAGGACGCGGGCTGGAGTGGTCAGCTGGTCACCCTCGAGGACGAGGTGAACGACGAGGACCTGGAGGGCCGGGTCACCAACAGCGACCCGTCCAGCGGCAGCACGATCACCAAGGACCAGACGGTCACGCTGTACATCGGCAAGCAGAACCAGCCGGGCGGCGGCCCGCCGTCCATCCCGGGCATCCCGGGCGGCAGCTGA